GAGCTCGCTTGCTCGCTGTATCGGCGTGCGTTGGTTTGTTTCGGGATGGGTGCCGCTTGACGTATGCTTGTGTACATACGGTAGCGCATTTATGTTGTGTACGTGACGGCTGGAGACGTCGTTTGTTGGGATACGCCCGCGACGTTAGTGGTTGGATGACGCCCATTTATGGCCTGTACCAACATGCACCAAAGTTACAGATGGTAAGTTACGTTGTGTTCCGTTATTCAGCGTGTTGGTCGGCCCACCAGGCCCATATAACCCAGCCCATGTCCGTGCACTGGATCCCCAGATCGAAACTCTAGCTGCACACCAGGCTCCCCAGTGTCTTATTCTAGATCGAAGCAGAGGAACCTTAGCAGTACTTTTCCCCTCACCATACTTGCCAGCCGAAGCACAATAACCTAGGCATGAGAAATTCAACAATGGTTGGACTGAATTTGACATATCACTTACAGAGCATCATTTTCGTATATCTTTTTATAGAAGGTAGGCATGAGAAATTTAACAATGGTTGGACTGAATTTGACATATCACTTACAGAGCATCATTTTCGTATATCTTTTTACAGAAGGTAGGCATGAGAAATTCAACAATGGTTGGACTGAATTTGACATATCACTTACAGAGCATCATTTTCGTATATGTTTTTACAGAAGGTAGGCATGAGAAATTCAACAATGGTTGGACTGAATTTGACATATCACTTACAGAGCATCATTTTCGTATATCTTTTTACAGAAGGTAGGCATGAGAAATTCAACAATGGTTGGACCGAATTTGACATATCACTTACATAGCATCATTTTCGTATATCTTTTTACAGAAGGTAGGCATGAGAAATTCAACAATGGTTGGACTGAATTTGACATATCACTTACAGAGCATCATTTTCGTATATCTTTTTACAGAAGGTAGGCATGAGAAATTCAACAATGGTTGGACTGAATTTGACATATCACTTACAGAGCGTCATTTTCGTATATCTTTTTACAGAAGGTAGGCATGAGAAATTCAACAATGGTCGGACTGAATTTGACATATCACTTACAGAGCATCATTTTCGTATATCTATTTACAGAAGGTAGGCATGAGAAATTCAACAATGGTTGGACTGAATTTGACATATCACTTACAGAGCATCATTTTCGTATATCTTTTTACAGAAGGTAGGCATGAGAAATTCAACAATGGTTGGACTGAATTTGACATATCACTTACAGAGCATCATTTTCGTATATCTTTTTACAGAAGGTAGGCATGAGAAATTCAACAATGGTTGGACTGAATTTGACATATCACTTACAGAGCATCCACATACTATCTTCTGCATGCATTTCGTTCTCTCGACATTAAGCCTGCTCTGGCCGTACCTTATCCCAAATCCAACCTCCCAGGAATAGAGATTATAGTAATCATACGCTTCTCCAAGTGAGTCAAAGTTGATCCCTGTTACTGGAACCACTACTGTTTCAGTCTTCTTCTCTGCATATGTTCGCAATGTTTTCTCAAGGGCACCGATTCGGCCTGCACAAGGTGGGCGCTCGACAGGTGCATGTCCCACACGTACTCTGCATTTTGCAGGGGCATGAATTTTCATAAACAGTTTCAGTAAGGTGTAGTCAGAGGCTAAACACATTCTTTTTCTTTGGAATGAAACTGCTACCACTAACTACGTTCTGTAGGAAAAGTTGTACAGGGAACAATCGTAGTTTTCATAACCATGTTGACACATGGATATTAGTATAGGTCCACCCAGGCGCCTCTGGATTTGCTTTCCCGTTGATTGTTCTGAATTTGGGACAGATAGGGTGATCCCATTGCAGGTGCTATTGACATCTCCTTGTATTGCCGGCGGTACGTCCCCCACATCACCAATGCTGGATTCAGCCGCCGTGCATACTAAAGTTTGAATTGGTTCGCGATCCAGCAATGATCTACTGGTGGTGAGATCCGGCAAATGAAACCTACGCCAGGTAACATAGTAAGAATGTCAAGTTGTCGTCTCTCTGTATCAACAGGTTTTTTTGTTCTGAACTTTTGGAAATCCATTATTCAGAGGAGTATGCATGTAAAACAGGCTGCTATCATCTACAGACAGTGTGTGACACTGAAGATTGGATCACTACTTAATTGATACCTTAAACGGACAGTTTACAATTGGTAGTATATTTCAGAATGCTAAACTCGCGACCAGAAGACTCATATGTATACCTGTTGGCGGTTTCAGTCGCTTGTTCATGTCGGTTATGTGCTGGAAGCTCTGAATTTTGCAGGGAGATTGTCAGCAGCACTCCAGCTACAGGCCTGCAAGAGCAGAGTGGCAAGGGCCAGGAAGGGGTACAAGGACGGCCCGTTCGCAACTGGAAGCCCAACGCCCAAGTAACAGGCCCCGATTGGGTTAGCGGCCCAACCACCAACAGGCAGAAGACTACTTAAGGCGCAGCAAGGGCTCCGCTAGGGTTCATCCAGAGATGGATCAGAactggcggcggcggctttctttccctttctcccactttcttcccCCATTCGGCTCTGAGAGCTTGTAATCCGAACCCAACCTTGTATCTGAGAGAGCTTTCCACTAGTAGATGCTATCAATTGGTATCTAGAGCCATTTTTCCACCAAATCCGCCGCAGATTTGGCCCCGATTTTTCGTTCCATCatcgagacgaggagggagaagcagAAGAGACTTGCCATGGACGATGAGGCTTCATGCGGGAACTCATGGGGGAGTTCTGCACCGACATCAAGGGGTCGATTGCCGATCTCAGCGCCAAGGTCGACGCCATCCAAGCCTGGAAACCCGAGCTTGAGGCCCGCGTCTCCGACCTGCAGGAGGCGGTGGATGCACTTCAGAAGGCGGCGCCGACGTACCAGCCCCACGTCGTCATCGACATTCCAGAGGGAGCCGGCAAGGCGGTGGCGAACTCCAAGGCCACCACACCCATGGCACCATGGAGGCAAGCTTCTGGGCCCGTTGGCCACGACGATCCACTACAAACCCGGGGGCAGTTCCAAGGAACTACCCCGGGCGTAGGTCAGTTGCAGCGGCCAAACCTTCCCCCACCGTCGTCTCCGTTTCCGTTTACCAGTCCCCTGTTGGGAAGCGGCTCAGCCTCGTCTTCCGTGGGAGGGAGCCATAGCCATGCCTGTCCGGCTATGGCTTTTCCGCAGTTCGATGGGGAGAACCCGCGGCTGTGGAAGGGGTTGTGTGAGCAGTACTTTGCCATGTACGGAGTGGACCGGTCGTTTTGGCTGCCCATGGCTACACTAAATTTTTCCACCACCGCCGCGATTTGGTTGCAGTCCGTCAAGCGCAAGGTCACGGGCCTGGACTGGGAGGGGTTTTGTGAATTCCTATGCAGCAAATTTGGGCGCGATCAGCACCAGCAGTTAATTAGACAGTTTTATCATACTAAGCAAGTGGGTTCGGTAGCAGAGTACATAGAACAATTCGATGCTCTTATGAATCATTTACTATCATATTTAGAGGTAGTTCACCCGTTGTATTTCTTGACGAGGTTTGTGGAGGGGCTACGCGACGACATCCGAGCGGTCGTGCTGATTCAGCGGCCGGTGGATCTCGAAGCGGCTGGGTCCTTGGCTCTTCTGCAAGAGGAACTGACCGAGGGCCTTCGGAGGGATCGACCATGTCGCCTTGAGAGCATGCCGCCGCGTATTACCAAGATGACAGCGGTCCTACCCGCGGCGACTACTCTTCCTCGCGGAGGAGGGCTAGCCGGGGCGGAAGATCGTCGGGCGCTCGAGGCGGCAAGGCCGTCGCAAGATGCCGACAAGGTCGCAGCTCTTCGCGCCTACCGACGGGCGAAGGGGCTGTGCTTCACGTGCggggagcgggggggggggggcgatcaCCGCTGCCTAGCCTCCGTGCCTCTCCATGTCATATAAGAGCTGCTGCAAATGCTGGACACCGAGAACAGCACCACACCTGAAGATGACGATCAACAAGATGGGGAAACAGCAAATTGTGCAGCGATTTCCTGTCACGCGCTCGATGGCACAACGTCGCCAAAAGCGCTGCAGTTGCAGGATGGATCGGGGAAACCCAGGTGGTTGTGCTCGTCGACTCGGGCAGTTCTTCTTCTTTTATCAAGCAAGACCTGATCCAGGGAGAACTCAAGGCCACATCATTGGCGCGGCATCTCAGAGTGAAGGTAGCAGATGGGGGTGAGTTTATGTGCACTCATGAAGTGGTTAACTGTGCATGGTGGACTCAAGGTCAGCAATTCTGTAACAATTTGAAGGTGCTACCATTGGGGAGCTATGATATCATCCTTGGCATGGACTGGTTGGAGAGTCACAGCCCGATGCAAGTGGACTGGGTGAAGCGATACATAGAGTTCAAGCAACAAGGGCGCACAGTCAGACTACAGGGGCTTCCCAACAATGGGCCTCAGTGTGCGCCGATTTCGGCGATGCAGCTCCAAGCTCTTTGTAAGGACAATGCCTGCCTCCTAATCATGCAGCTGTATCAATTTGAGCCGACCGAGCAAAAGATGCTGCCACCTCAAGTTAAGGATCTGCTCAACAAGTACAGGGATGTGTTTGCTGAAACCCGGGGGATGCCGCCAGCCCGAGCTTGCGATCACCGCATTGCCCTGATGCCAGGGGCACAACCATTCTCTGTTAGACCGTACCGGTACCCTCCAGCACTCAAAACGGAAATTGAGAAGCAAGTGGCAGAGCTCCTGAAGCAAGGAATCATCCAGCTGAGTCATAGTCCCTTTTCATCCCCAGTTGTGTTGGTCAGAAAGAAGGATCTTACATGGCGATTGTGTGTGGACTACCGTCGACTTAATGCGATAACTTGCAAGACCAAATATCCCTTACCGGTGATCGACGAGCTCCTTGACGAGTTAGCCGGAGCCTGCTGGTTTTCCAAACTTGTTCTTCGtgcgggctaccaccaaatcaggCTGGCCGAAGGAGAGGCACCCAAGACGGCATTCCAGGCTCACAGTGGGCACTACGAGTACAAAGTCCTATCTTACGGGCTAGCATATGCACCATACACCTTCTAAGGAGCGATGAATGTAACTCTGTTCCCGGGCCTGCGAGAGTTTGTTCTGGTCTTCTTTGACGATATCTTGGTGTTCAACAAGACTTGGGCAGATCACTTGAAGCACCTCGAGCAAGTTTTGGGATTACTTCGCAAGGATCAATGGCAAGTCAAGGAGTCCAAGTGCTCCTTTGCACAGCAGCAAATCTCGTATCTGGGCTACCGCATTAGTGCTGAGGGTGTGGCGACCGAACAAGATAAAATTGAAGCAGTTTGCTCGTGGCCAACCCCAGTCTCTGTCAAGGAACTGCGAGGATTCCTCGGCCTCACCGGATACTACCGCAAGTTTGTCCGCCACTTTGGAATGATTTGTCGACCCTTGACCCAGTTGCTCCGCAAGGGGACCGTGTTTATCTGGACAGCCGAAACCCAAGAGGCGTTTGAAACTCTCAAGCAGGCACTTATCACAGCGCCAGTCCTAGCCCTGCCCAACTTCGAGAAGCCCTTTGTGGTGGAGACGGATGCCTGTGACAAGGGCATTCGGGCAGTGCTGCAGCAGGATGGACACCCGATTGCCTTCCTCAGCAAGTCCTTGGGCCCCAAGTCAGCTGGCCTCTCTACCTATGAAAAAGAGTGCATGGCCATCCTGCATGCGGTAGATCAGTGGCGCTCATACTTACAAGTGGCGGAGTTCGAGATCCGAACGGACCAAAAGAGCCCGATACACCTGGAGGAGCAGCGTCCCACCACTGTatggcagcacaaggcctttacTAAGTTGCTGGGTCTTCAGTACAAGATATGTTACAAAAAGGGAGAAGACAACAAAGCAGCAGACGCACTATCCAGACGGGCTCACGAAACCTGGGAAGGGGCTGCGGCTCTGACTGAATGTAAGGCATCTTGGCTCGAGGAGCTGCAAAAAGGCTACGCCACCGACCCTCAATGTCAGAAGTTAGTTACCAGTTTAGCAGCCGGAGAGCAGCAAGGATCTTTCTCTCTGCGCAAAGGAGTATTGCACCACAAGGGAAAAGTTTGGCTGGGGCACAACACAGAGCTGCAACACAAAATTATCTCAGCCCTGCACGATTCTGCGACGGGAGGGCACTCGGGATTCCCTATTACTTTGGCCCGAATCAAGCAGCATTTTTCTTGGCCGGGAATGCGTCGTTCCGTCAGGGAATACGTGCGCACATGTACCATATGCCAGCAGGCGAAGCCGGATAGAGTGAAGTACCCGGGGCTGCTCCAGCCAATCCCCATTCCAGGTGAACCATGGGAGATGGCCACCATGGATTTTATTGATGGACTTCCTACATCAGGGCGTCACAATTGCATCATGGTGGTGGTTGACAAGCTGACCAAGTATGCCCACTTTGTGCCCTTGATTCACCCCTTCACCGCTCAGACAGTGGCACAACAGTTTATGGACCATGTCTACAAGCATCACGGAATGCCAAAGTACATCATATCAGACCGGGATCCTCTTTTCACAAGTAAGTTTTGGCAGCACCTCTTCAAAATCACGGGCAATGAGCTTTTCTTAAGCACAGCAAGACATCCGCAGACGGACGGGCAGACCGAAAGGGTCAACCAGTGCCTCGAGACCTTCCTACGCTGCTACTCCCAGGCAGCCCCGAAACAGTGGTGCAAATGGCTGTCCCTCGCGGAGTTTTGGTATAACACAAGTACACACTCCAGTCTGGGCAAGTCGCCGTTTGTTGTTCTGTATGGCAGGGAGCCCCGCTCATTGGGCCTGGTTTCTACTGACAACTGCCAGCCTTTGGACGTCTGGGCCTGGCTAGAGGAGCGCCAACTGATGCTCGACCTGGTCAAGCAACACCTGCATCGGGCGCAGCAGCGGATGAAGGACCAAGCGGACAAGAGGAGGTCGGACCGTGTCTTTCAACCTGGAGACCGAGTGTTCTTGAAATTAGAGCCATATGTACAAACCTCGGTGGCTCAACGGGCATGTCACAAGCTTGCATTCAAATTCTTCGGCCCCTACACCGTGCTGGCCAAAATTGGAGCAGTGGCATATCGTCTCCAGTTACCTGAAGGCTCTTTGGTTCACCCCGTGTTCCATGTGTCCCAACTCAAGCTAGCACATCTCCGACCGGAACAGCGGGCGACGGCCCTTCCTTCTGACGCGTTGGCATTTCAGGTTCCTCTGGAGGTTCTTTAATACCGCTGGCGCAAGAAGGCCAACAAGATGGTCCGCCAAGGCGAGATCCGTTGGACCGGGGCACAGGCCGacgacaccacctgggaagactTGAAGGATCTGCACCGGCGCTTTCCGCGTGCCCCAGCATGGGTACCGCTGCGCGTCCTCCGCCTTCGCGACAAGCAGTCCGGGCGCGGACCTATCAAGCAAGGCCTCGTGCACTGGTCGCACTCAACTGAAGACAAGGCCAAGTGGGAAGATCTCGACCGCCTTCGACAGCGCTTCCCTGATGCACCGGCTTGGGGACAAGCCGTTTTTCAAGGGGAGGGGATTGTCAGCAGCACTCGAGCTACAGGCCTGCAAGAGCAGAGTGGCAAGGGCCAGGAAGGGGTACAAGGCCGGCCCGTTCGCAACCGGAAGCCCAACGCCCAAGTAACAGGCCCCGATTGGATTAGCGGCCCAACCACCAACAGGCAGAAGACTACTTAAGGCGCATCAAGGACTCCGCTAGGGTTCATCTAGAGACGGATCAGAACTGGCGGCGGTGGCTCTCTTTCCCtttctcccactttcttcccCCATTCGGCTCTGAGAGCTTGTAATCCGAACCCAACCTTGTATCTGAGAGAGATTTCCACTAGTAGATGCTATCAGAGATCCTTTTCTGCCCGCTCTCACATGCTTCTTCTCCTATCAGTGCGCCATCTCCGACAGCACTATTGCTAGATCGAGCCACGGGTGAGCAAGGCGGCTGGCTTGCTTCGACCGCCGCAAGATCCGGCAATGGAAACCTAGTAAAATAAAAAACGAGCGCACTCCAAAGATGAGACATATCTAACTCGAGAGGAGTCATGCCGGGATCCGAATTAGAGCGGGAGCATGAAAATACCTGTCGATTGGATCTGATAGGAACTCCAGGCCGCCATCGCCATAGCTAGAAGCTTGATGCCTCGTGCGGCGCTCGAATGGATAGATTTACTTTTTGTTCTACTGTGTGACGTCAGTATGGACCCACAACAAACCCTAGCCTTATCCGACCCCTCAGCGCCGTTTCAGTGACGTCGCAGTTTGGGCGACACAGGTTATGGGCCATCGGTACAGCACTAGTCCACCAGTCGTTAACTGTCAAATTTCCGTGACCGTATGCCGCCGTTGCCCATCCCGTATGCGTGCTTCAGACATACGATCGCATTCAATATGGTCCTCGACGCGTCGCTGTTCGATTGGCACACATACCAGGAGCAGGCTCGCTCGTCCGTGCCATCGCCTGTTCGAGCGTGCTAGATCTGGACCGACAAGCAATAATATAGTGCCTCTACCAGCTACCCACTAGTGTTTGTTAATTGCACTCATGGGGCGCGTGGGTGGCTCAAAACAACCATCAATTGCCCTCTGCATATATCCGTACAATGATCCTGGGAAAGGAGACAGACCGAATCCAATGCATGTCATTGTCACGTACGGCTGCAGCGAGCTTAACCGGGGAAATCTCAATATCCAATGTAATGAGATCGGGTGTGTCTCCAACATGTTAGCCAAATGAAGTGAAGACGTGGCAACCACTTTtaagaagtactccctccgtcaaTTTATCCGTATATGTAGCAAGAAAGACTTTTACATTTTATCAGGTGTCAAAAACAACTACTCTAATTTTAGATATTCTTAGCCAGTTTATCTCAAGTTCTGTGCTATTAATTTTGTTTTTTAACACAATACAAACGTAGATGGTCAGATTTTGTAATCAACAGGAACGTTTCTTCGCACAAAGAGAACCTCATTGCAAAGTCTGAAATAAACTTTTTAAAAATGCGAGCATCGGTGCAAAATCTAGGACAAGAATCTGATGGGCTGGTTTCACCACCAGAAACCTAACCATTTTAGACACGCTCAGTTAATGGTGCTAAACTTGTTAGATGCAGTAGATTAACATAACTTTTTTATGAATAAAGAGATCTAAAGGGCGTCTTATATCTGACTACTATGGAGAAAAACAAAGACTAGCTAGTATAGTGCATATACAATTGAACTTAGAACGATCAATAAAATGAAAATTATATTTAAAAAGCATACTAGTCTTCTTTCTCCTCCACTTAAATGTCCTCCGCTGGAGATTGAAAATTACACCGAACCAACGACAACGAAGAAAAGCGATATATGAAAACACCCTCGCCGTACCGTGCAGATTAACACAATTTACCGTAGTTCCAAACACAACTTCAAGAATAACAGAAGTGCGTTCATTTCGTGAAAACATGGTGACGAACTCCATTTTCACGGAGTACACGCGCACGACGACTTGTCTTATTCATCATTGCCTGACTTTCCATTTTTTTTCGTGATTGCCTGACTTTCCATTTTATTTTATTGCTTACAGACACTGCAGGCTGCTGCAGCTACTGAAGCTCAGGCTGGACGGCGTTGATCAGGTGATCAACGCGCATGCTAGTTACCGCCGGCGGTGCACTTGGCCCCCGGGAAACCATGGTACCAGTCGTTGCAGACGCGGCGGGATGAGTCCGACGTGGCCGGCTCGCAGCTCTTGCAATTTGCGGCACACTGCTCGACCTTGTCCATGCAGCGGCACATCGGCGGGAACGACCTGGTGCACAGAGCCAAGTCGCAGCATTTCCAcggcctctcttcttcttccgccttcttcttcttcgctgttGCAACAGCCTCCGTGCACATGGGCCCCGGGAAGCCATGGTACCAGTCGTTGCAGACGCGGTGGGATGAGTCCGACGTGGCCGGCTCGCAGCTCTCGCAGGTCGCAGCACACTGCTCGACCTTGTCCATGCAGCGGCACAGCGGTGGGAATGACCTGGTGCACAGAGCGAAGTCGCAGCATTTCCATGGCCTCTCTTCCTCTTCCCCCTTCTTCGCTGCCGCCACCACTCCTGCATCGCCTGCAAGTCCTCAGTTAACGACCCAAGCTGTGACCAATTTCCTCATGCACCAGCTAGCTAACTGAACTGAAGTGAACTAGGAAAAGAAGATGATGGCATGGTCACCTTTGCCTTCGCTCGGCAGGAGAATGGTGCCCACATCGTCGGCGCCGGTGGCCGTGGAAGGGCGGCCGGCGGCGACGAGGAGGACGGCCTCGAGTGAAAGCATCAGCAGGATGCTAGGAACAATGCATCTCTTCATGGTCTTCATGGCTGGTTACTAAGCTTGCCTGTGCGTTTGAAGCCGTGTAGCTTTCAGCCGTATATGTAGCCGCGTGACACCCAACGAAACCAACGCGTGGCGCGGCGTCACCATTAATTTACTTACAGATCTGGACACGTAGTGCCACATATGGGTGTAGGACCGTGGTAGATAGATAAGAGTACAGCCGGGCTTTCATGCATGGATGCAGCCATGCAGGCACGAGAAGCACGCCCTCCATTATTTCAAGTTTTCAACTGCGGCATGGGTACATACGAATCTCTTTATTTTTTCAGAACCGCCATTCAAGGTAGTAATTTATTCGAAGTTTTGGCGGACAACACCCGACTGCACAAGGGCAGTAAAAAAAGCAGGAATTACATCACAAGATTCTACACTCAATCCACTGACTATATCATTTTTAGCACACGTATCAGCTACCTTGTTGGCGTCTAGGTAATATCGAATTCCTGCAAGTTTGAAAGAAGTAACTGAATCTCTCTAAGTAAATAGCCTCCAGTGGACCTAAACGAACCATCCTTCCATTCAACCCGGATTAACAGACAATTCCTTTCACGAGGACTTTCTGCCATCCCTTTTGTATTGCTGGAGAGACTGCCTCCCTAAGTGCTAGCAGTTCACTGAGATAGGGATCCGTCACACTTTAAAATTTGCACATTCTTTGAGCTAAAAACTTCCCAGTGTGGGTACATACGAATCGAATGCATTGTCTACACACCTTTTACTTGTGGCTCACCGATCGTTTGGAAAGCCGGCCCTGAGCAAGTACAATAAGGTGACATAAATAGACTATAAGGACTAAAATATTACATCTTTGGTTAGTTGAAGGAGAGAGAAGAAAAGCGGGTTGTAAGTTAGTAACCAGCTGCAGCACGGGACGCAAAATATTTTGTAAGATTGTAAGGTGGGCCAACTCTTTAGAAAGTGGTACATATTTCAAACTTACTATTATACATGCCGACTATTAAGGTTGGCTCTATATTACATGACAACTTTTTATAGCTGAATGctggctgtattattaaccataCTATCATTTGCAACTTGCCGTACGCTGTAATACTCAACAACGTGTGTTATGTACAGTGTCTCATATCGAAAGTTGGCTTACGGAACCTTCTAGCTTCCTGATCAACAGCCTCCTGGCTGATTGTCCAGAGAATGCGTTCTTTTAATTAAAGCTCAACATTCTctgcaaaaaaaaggaaaaaaaggtaGCGCAGCACCTGCCTGGCCAGGATATGGATAGACCGGTACATATGAGATGCCATATATAGCCACTAAACTAGACAAGCTCTTCTCGGTCCACTAGCTCGGATGATCCTCGAAACGAAAAGCCTCCTACCTGGTCCACTAAAATAGATAACCTGGTACATTCCCCTAAAAAGAAAAAGATAACCTGGGTACCTAGTAGGATCGTCTCCGATTGGTGTGACGAGGCTACATATACCGCTTCAAATGCGATGCCAACAACGCCACAAAGGcgcgcacgcacgcacacacacaaagagcAAGTGAAGCAGTAACGAGCAACTAGCATGAAGGGTAGCACCaccgccgtcgtgctgatggtcTCAGTCTCACTGGTGGCCCTTCTCCTTGCCGGCGGTGCCGGCGCCGACGAGTCCATCATTCGCCTCCCCGTCGGCCAGGGCGAAGGTGAGCTTTAAACCGTTCCCGGCCGGTTTAGGTCAACTAACTATACATACAGTGCGTTCATCGATCTTGGGAACTTGCCGCAGACGCAGTGACGGAGGAGACGAGGCCGTGGGACTGCTGCGACCGGCCAGTGTGCACCCGCTCCGACCCACCCCTGTGCGGCTGCAAGGACGTGGTGCAGCAGTGCTTCGCCACCTGCAAGAGCTGCAAGCCGGCGAAGCGGGCGGACGAGTCGGCCCCTTCCGGCTACATGTGCCGGGACGCCTACCGTGGCTACCCCGGGCCCAAGTGCA
The Aegilops tauschii subsp. strangulata cultivar AL8/78 chromosome 3, Aet v6.0, whole genome shotgun sequence genome window above contains:
- the LOC109739437 gene encoding Bowman-Birk type trypsin inhibitor isoform X2, producing MKTMKRCIVPSILLMLSLEAVLLVAAGRPSTATGADDVGTILLPSEGKGVVAAAKKGEEEERPWKCCDFALCTRSFPPLCRCMDKVEQCAATCESCEPATSDSSHRVCNDWYHGFPGPMCTEAVATAKKKKAEEEERPWKCCDLALCTRSFPPMCRCMDKVEQCAANCKSCEPATSDSSRRVCNDWYHGFPGAKCTAGGN
- the LOC109739439 gene encoding Bowman-Birk type major trypsin inhibitor, with the translated sequence MKGSTTAVVLMVSVSLVALLLAGGAGADESIIRLPVGQGEDAVTEETRPWDCCDRPVCTRSDPPLCGCKDVVQQCFATCKSCKPAKRADESAPSGYMCRDAYRGYPGPKCML
- the LOC109739437 gene encoding Bowman-Birk type trypsin inhibitor isoform X1 encodes the protein MKTMKRCIVPSILLMLSLEAVLLVAAGRPSTATGADDVGTILLPSEGKGDAGVVAAAKKGEEEERPWKCCDFALCTRSFPPLCRCMDKVEQCAATCESCEPATSDSSHRVCNDWYHGFPGPMCTEAVATAKKKKAEEEERPWKCCDLALCTRSFPPMCRCMDKVEQCAANCKSCEPATSDSSRRVCNDWYHGFPGAKCTAGGN
- the LOC141042221 gene encoding uncharacterized protein; its protein translation is MRELMGEFCTDIKGSIADLSAKVDAIQAWKPELEARVSDLQEAVDALQKAAPTYQPHVVIDIPEGAGKAVANSKATTPMAPWRQASGPVGHDDPLQTRGQFQGTTPGVGQLQRPNLPPPSSPFPFTSPLLGSGSASSSVGGSHSHACPAMAFPQFDGENPRLWKGLCEQYFAMYGVDRSFWLPMATLNFSTTAAIWLQSVKRKVTGLDWEGFCEFLCSKFGRDQHQQLIRQFYHTKQVGSVAEYIEQFDALMNHLLSYLEVVHPLYFLTRFVEGLRDDIRAVVLIQRPVDLEAAGSLALLQEELTEGLRRDRPCRLESMPPRITKMTAVLPAATTLPRGGGLAGAEDRRALEAARPSQDADKVAALRAYRRAKGLCFTCGERGGGGDHRCLASVPLHVI